The Engystomops pustulosus chromosome 1, aEngPut4.maternal, whole genome shotgun sequence genome has a window encoding:
- the PLPPR3 gene encoding phospholipid phosphatase-related protein type 3, producing MISPKEKSKVRPPKDSMTLLPCFYFVELPIVASSIVSLYFLELTDIFRPAQGGFQCHDRSLSMPYVETNEELIPLLMLLSLAFAAPAASIMVGEGVLYCIQSKLKGQGSSEGSINAGGCNFNSFLRRTVRFVGVHVFGLCATALVTDVIQLATGYHAPFFLTVCKPNYTRLGTSCATNPYITQDICTGNDLHAILSARKTFPSQHATLSAFAAVYVSMYFNSIISDSTKLLKPLLVFSFSIAAGVCGLTQITQYRSHPVDVYAGFLIGAGIAAYLAYHAVGNFQASSDDTSPKASNKDPLRALAHRGHESVYHQTKSSSTDELTPRPRTQATQRQVQREKNSLGSLKRASVDVDLLAPRSPMGKENMVTFSNTLPRVSTPSMEDTARRHMTIHVPAEGSRPPRAPGTEWKPKPLEGRALTLGEEVALAQAHRRAASETSGIVLDEPDPDRAPPSLYPTVQARTAGPRVLIQPRPAAPPLLHIPEENQAGSPKSSSAIRAKWMMMAEKGGAPRASTNAPRLMQVIAMSKQQQQQGTSLVSSTPKHSETSSSSTTSSSDSSQYRSPSERDSSSIVTIDAHAPHHPVVHLSSGNGPWEWKAAQKPAETQEIATYDMNKDYRGYRTPKGAGVSPGSSISDLEPDSEPRSGPTVNVAGGVPTPLVAETIGISASREASLRRKPQEVERQGSEEVEEPFYRKLQNQRFKE from the exons CTTCCCATTGTGGCCTCCTCCATAGTTTCTTTGTATTTCCTGGAGCTGACAGACATATTCCGGCCAGCGCAGGGTGGATTCCAGTGTCATGACCGGTCACTTTCCATGCCCTATGTTGAAACCAATGAAGAACTCATTCCACTTCTTATGTTGCTAAGTCTTGCATTTGCTGCCCCTGCAGCCTCC ATTATGGTTGGAGAGGGAGTCCTGTATTGTATACAGTCAAAATTGAAGGGGCAAGGAAGCTCTGAAGGCAGCATTAATGCAGGTGGTTGCAACTTCAACTCCTTCCTACGGAGGACAGTGCGCTTTGTGG GTGTTCATGTCTTTGGACTGTGCGCCACGGCACTGGTCACTGATGTCATTCAGCTAGCAACAGGTTACCATGCTCCTTTCTTCCTCACTGTCTGTAAACCTAACTACACACGCCTTGGTACTTCTTGTGCTACaaatccttatatcacacaggacaTCTGCACTGGTAAtgaccttcatgcaattttgtctGCCAG GAAGACGTTTCCATCACAACATGCCACTCTTTCAGCCTTTGCGgctgtctatgtctct aTGTACTTTAACTCCATCATATCCGACAGTACAAAGCTTCTGAAACCACTGCTGGTTTTCTCCTTTTCCATTGCTGCTGGAGTATGTGGCTTAACCCAAATCACCCAATATCGTAGTCACCCAGTGGATGTATATGCAGGATTTCTCATCGGAGCAGGAATAGCAGCCTATCTG GCTTATCATGCtgttggcaattttcaggcatcCTCAGATGACACTTCTCCAAAAGCTTCTAATAAAGATCCTCTCCGTGCGTTAGCTCATCGAGGACACGAGTCTGTGTATCATCAAACTAAATCTTCAAGCACCGATGAACTCACTCCTCGTCCTCGGACCCAAGCTACTCAGCGTCAG GTTCAGCGTGAGAAGAATTCTCTTGGTAGCCTCAAACGCGCTAGTGTCGACGTTGACTTACTGGCCCCCAGAAGTCCAATGGGAAAAGAAAATATGGTCACCTTTAGTAACACTTTACCAAGAGTAAGCACTCCATCTATGGAGGACACTGCTCGCCGACACATGACCATACATGTGCCTGCTGAAGGGTCCCGTCCTCCACGAGCACCGGGAACTGAGTGGAAACCAAAGCCTTTAGAGGGACGTGCACTAACACTTGGAGAGGAAGTGGCATTAGCACAGGCTCATCGACGGGCAGCATCTGAAACTTCTGGTATTGTTCTTGATGAGCCAGATCCTGATAGAGCACCACCATCACTTTATCCCACAGTGCAAGCTAGGACAGCAGGGCCACGGGTTCTTATTCAACCAAGACCAGCAGCTCCCCCACTCCTACACATACCTGAAGAAAATCAAGCTGGTTCACCTAAGAGCAGTTCTGCTATAAGGGCTAAGTGGATGATGATGGCAGAAAAAGGAGGAGCACCTCGAGCTTCTACAAATGCTCCAAGGCTCATGCAAGTGATAGCAATGTCAAAACAGCAACAACAACAGGGAACATCATTGGTGTCTAGCACACCTAAACATTCTGAAACCTCTTCATCTTCTACCACAAGTAGCTCTGATTCATCACAATACCGCTCACCCTCTGAGAGGGATAGTTCAAGTATTGTCACAATTGATGCCCATGCACCTCACCATCCAGTAGTTCATCTCTCCTCAGGAAATGGTCCATGGGAGTGGAAAGCTGCACAAAAGCCTGCTGAGACCCAGGAAATTGCCACCTATGACATGAATAAGGACTATCGTGGGTACAGAACACCAAAAGGTGCAGGTGTCTCACCGGGTTCCTCAATAAGTGACCTGGAGCCTGATTCAGAACCACGTTCCGGACCAACTGTCAATGTTGCTGGAGGTGTTCCAACTCCTCTAGTGGCTGAGACTATCGGCATTTCTGCAAGTCGGGAAGCTAGTCTAAGGAGAAAACCCCAAGAAGTTGAGAGGCAGGGAAGTGAAGAAGTAGAGGAGcctttctataggaagcttcagaaCCAGAGGTTCAAAGAATGA